The bacterium sequence AAAAACCGCGAGCGTATCGGAAACATTTTGTATATGAGTACGTCGGTAAGCTATCCTTTCTCGCTGCAGGTTCGCGGGAAGCATGTTGCCATGAAAGAGGAGTATCTGAATCTCCGCGGACACGGAAATATCGGGTTACCGGATACGGTATATGGCTGGATCAAGATCGCCGGTGAATATATGGGGATGTTGGCGCATGAACGATATGGCCTTTCCGTTGTGTGCGCTAGGGGATTTACGGGTTACGGAGGAGATCAGAATCTCGATTATCCCATTCCTTCCATTGCGGGCCGGGCTGCACGCAGGGAAGATCCACTCACCATATGGGGTTCCGGCGACCAAGGACGGGATTTTATTTATGTGGATGATCTGATTTCTGCTCTACGTGTCGGAATAAAAAATATCCACGATGGCAGTGGATTGAATATCGGCCTGGGGAACATAACGACCTACAAAGAAGTGGCGCGTATTATGGCGGAGCTTGAAGGGTATGCGCCCCAGATCAAGGGAGTTCCCGGCAAAGCCGAAGGGCCATTTGCGGTATATGCCGATACTACGCTACTCAAGAGTTTCGGCTGGCAAGCGCGCTATACGGTACGCGAGGGGTTTGAGAAGGTGCTCGAGAAAGTGAAGGGTCGACGGGATATCAGCCCCATTTGACCTTGAGAATGTTCTTAAAGAAGCGGTAGGCCTCCCGACCGACGCCGAGCTTGCTTTTGCCGAATCTGCGTTCCTCGTAGATGGTAGGAACCTCAACGATACGAAAACCTTTTTGGTACGCGCGGTAGACGATTTCGGTGAGCATCACATTGCCTTCCGGGTGGAGGCGGTTTTTTATTGTTTCCCAGACTTTTCGATGAAAGATCCGGTAATTGTTGCTGGTGTCCCTTATGGGGAAGCGCAGGAATATCCTTACCACGAGCTGTCCGACGATGCTTGCAATCTTATTCAGGAAAGGTTTGCCGATGAATTTTGCTCCAGGCACATAGCGTGAGCCAATGACAAAATCGGCATTCCCGCTTCGAAGAAGGTTTATCATGGCCGGAAGATATTCCGGGTCGTGCGCCAGATCGGCATCGAGAGTTCCCAGGTAGATGCCGCGGCCCTCGTTGTAGCCCCGGACCATGGCTGTTGCCACGCCGCGCTCGTTGTCGCGCTCGATGAGGCGAACTTCCGGGATGGTTTTGCTTAATTTCCGAACCTCCTGGCGCGTGCGATCGGCGCTTGCGTCGTCAACGATAATGAACTCATGCGTGATGCCCATACGCTTGAGCACTTCGTACGTTTGCGGAAGTATCAGGCCGATGTTTTTTTCCTCGTTAAAAGTGAGGAATATGATGGAAAGTTCCGGAGTTGTTTGCATGATATAATTAAAATATTAGCAAAATTGTTGGATTTGTTTCTTGCTCTCTTAAAATTTTACTTCCAAGGACTTTCTCTGTCAAACGTGTATAAATCTGGATAGATATCTCTCAAAAGGCACCCTATTCCATTCTGTCTAGCCGGTAGTCTGGGATGATGTGGGAACTTTTTGGCTCAAGTTTTATGTGCCACAAAATGATGAAGCCCACGAAGAGCGAGGCTCCATCGTGGGCAATTACTTCACGAGAAGGTCAGCGGGAATTTTCTCGCAGGGAACAGCGGTGTGGCTGACAGACCCCTCAGTCAACTGAGTTGCCTTGCCAGCGCTGAGGATACTGTAACAGATGCCCGTACGAGAATCTTGTACATACGTCATCTTTTTTACAATATCCCGCGCAGTGCCAGCACTGGGCGCAGTAACCGAGGGTCCACAACTAGCTAGACCAATTGTTCCAAAAAGAGCTAAGGTTAGTGCAAAAGTTCTCATTTGGCCCCCTTTCAGTTACAGAGCATAACGTACTATCCCTGTAGTGTCAAGAGCCGTGGAGTCTGAACGCCATTAGAATTATATGTGCCCAACCGAGATCTAAACAATCGTAATTTGATGAATAAAAAAACGTAGGTTCGGCCTACGATTTTTAATATTTGCCTTTGCCGGTATACTTTCCTTCGCGGGCGGCCTGCGCCCCTCCTTTTTCCGCTTCATCGGTTTTTCCGAATGCTTTTGAAGATTTGAACTCGGACAGAATTTTATCGACCAGCTCGGGATGGTTTTTGTAGCGCTCCTTCAAAAAATCTTCTGCGGCAAGGAATCTCACATCAAGCGAAGCTAGTTCCGGCCTTTCCTTTTTCATTATTTCCCAGAAGACCGAAGCCCTCTCAAGGCGCAATTCCAGAAGAAGGAAGGCTATTTTGGTAAGTCCTTTTGAAACAGCAAGCTCTATAGATCTTTCAACGTCATCTCGGGTGGTTTTGGTTCCGGAAATAATCACAACCCCATCTTTTCCTATAAGTTCGGTCGCCGATGTTTCTTTTTCAAAACTTTCCATCATTGGCACGCCCTCACAAAGCAAGGGGTCGTCTGGCGCACTCTTCTCAAGATATCCGGCGCGACCGGCGGCAAAAATTACCAACCGTGGCAACGAGCCTGATTTTTCCAGGTCTCGGAAATATTGCGCACCGGCCAGTACGACCGCATTACCGCCGCCCACTATGGCTTTTTCATCGTCCAGGCCAGGGTTTCTTTTTCCGGTTCGCCATCCTTTATCATCGATTCCCTGAACTAAGCGGGTGGGTTTCCATTTTCCATTACCTTCCTCTCCGACGAACTCAATGCCATGCCCCGGAATAACCAAACATTCCGTTTTAAAGAGCTCCTTTGATTCGGGAGTGGTCACCGTTTCTTGCTTCTCAGATTTTCGCATTTCTTTTCCTTCCATATGTATTTTATCAAGCAATCTTACGTCCAAATTAATCTTCCGTCAAGCTGTTCTTCGTCATTTTTTGTCCTTGTGGCGGCACGAGCGAACGTGATTTCTTGGACGAGTAACATCATTCTGGGTGATTTACTTTTTTTTAGATTAAAACAGGAGAAAAATAAAACCGCACGGGGAACCATGCGGCACAGACTCTCTAGTTATCGCTCAAGCCGCCGATGATGAGGATTGGCATTCTCCTGGGCAGGCAATCATTTTTCAGAAACACGGAAAGCTGCCCGCGTAATGCTCTGCCAGAGCATTACGCCCATTCCGGATTCAACAAGAGGCCTATCGCAACTCCGACGGAAAGCGTAAAAATTACAGCATGGAGCATGACCATTTTCGTGAGCTGCCAGAACGAAAGGTGAAGGGAAAGGCTTTCTTGGTGCACCTCAACAGACTTAAGAAGCATGCGGAAGATGTTTCCTTTCAGCGTGTTGGGAAGCGTATAGATCGGCAAGTGTTCCAGTGCAAAAATCGTTGTGTGTTCCATGGAGGCGTGCGCCCATTTCTCGATTTCCTCTCCGATGACTTCCTTGTTTTTGTCGATCTTTGCAGAGTCCACGTAACGGTCAATGAATTTTTCCACTTTCGCCGAAACCGTCTCGCCCTTGACCCTGATTTCGGTAACTTTGACCGCATGCGGCTGGAAGTGGAATGAGCCATCCATACTGTCAAAAACAGGCCTTCCTTCCACGTGTGCAGAAATGGTGAACTCTTGCCCCCATTTTTTTCCCTCGGCATCGAGCGATATGCCGACAGTGCCGTCTTGCAAATCAATATCTACGCGCCGAACCGCAAGGTCGTTTTTGATAAGCGGCAGGTTCGCGTTGATTTTTTCTTGAACCTGGGCCTCACGTAACGTGATATCGTGAGTTCCATCCAAGCCCAAGACAATTCCAAGCGCCGCAGTAACTGCAAAAACCATCACAAAAATCCACGCAATTTTACGTTTTGTCATTTTTCACCTCAAAGAGCTATCTGTAGGATCTGGAGCAATAGTATTCCGGTAGGCCGTTTTGTCAATTGCTAGCACAGGTTGCAAAACAAACCCTCCACATTTCA is a genomic window containing:
- a CDS encoding NAD-dependent epimerase/dehydratase family protein codes for the protein MSETKKKISDGVSKQSKLVTGGCGFVGRHLVKNLLAEGSDVWALDNLLTGKHPDTWLQGFARREEKGLVLYEQEGRRLVFIQQDAIDFFRNQLDAEPKITLPNFSEVYHFAAVVGGRAVLIEENPMLVATNHLIDASFFQWAVKNRERIGNILYMSTSVSYPFSLQVRGKHVAMKEEYLNLRGHGNIGLPDTVYGWIKIAGEYMGMLAHERYGLSVVCARGFTGYGGDQNLDYPIPSIAGRAARREDPLTIWGSGDQGRDFIYVDDLISALRVGIKNIHDGSGLNIGLGNITTYKEVARIMAELEGYAPQIKGVPGKAEGPFAVYADTTLLKSFGWQARYTVREGFEKVLEKVKGRRDISPI
- a CDS encoding glycosyltransferase; its protein translation is MQTTPELSIIFLTFNEEKNIGLILPQTYEVLKRMGITHEFIIVDDASADRTRQEVRKLSKTIPEVRLIERDNERGVATAMVRGYNEGRGIYLGTLDADLAHDPEYLPAMINLLRSGNADFVIGSRYVPGAKFIGKPFLNKIASIVGQLVVRIFLRFPIRDTSNNYRIFHRKVWETIKNRLHPEGNVMLTEIVYRAYQKGFRIVEVPTIYEERRFGKSKLGVGREAYRFFKNILKVKWG